One Amorphoplanes digitatis genomic window carries:
- a CDS encoding NAD-dependent epimerase/dehydratase family protein — MTKVLVTGSAGFIGGYLVEELLGRGYDVVGLDDYSKYGPVVHGYDDHPRYRFVEGDARDAALVAELLADCDHFIAGAAMIGGISYFHAYAYDLLATNERIMASSCDAAIAAHRTGKLRKVTYLSSSMVYESTDHWPSKEGDEQHIAPPRSSYGFQKLAVEYYARAAWEQHKLPYTIVRPFNCVGVGEGRALGEVEVLSGNVKLAMSHVVPDLVQKVLKGQDPLHVLGTGEQVRHYTYGGDLARGIVEAMEQDAAYNEDFNLSTAESTTVLELAEVIWRKVKGPDVPFRYVSDDPYEYDVAMRVPDVTKAREVLGFTAETTLDTMLDEVIPWIERAVEQGRL, encoded by the coding sequence ATGACGAAGGTGCTGGTTACCGGCTCGGCCGGCTTCATCGGCGGGTACCTGGTCGAGGAGTTGCTCGGCCGCGGCTACGACGTGGTCGGCCTCGACGACTACTCGAAGTACGGCCCGGTGGTGCACGGATACGACGATCACCCGCGTTACCGGTTCGTCGAGGGCGACGCCCGCGACGCGGCCCTGGTCGCCGAGCTGCTCGCCGACTGCGACCACTTCATCGCGGGCGCCGCGATGATCGGCGGCATCTCCTACTTCCACGCGTACGCCTACGACCTGCTCGCCACCAACGAGCGCATCATGGCGTCGTCCTGCGACGCGGCGATCGCGGCGCACCGCACGGGCAAGCTGCGCAAGGTCACCTACCTGTCCTCCTCGATGGTGTACGAGTCGACGGACCACTGGCCGAGCAAGGAGGGCGACGAGCAGCACATCGCGCCGCCCCGCTCGTCGTACGGCTTCCAGAAGCTCGCCGTGGAGTACTACGCGCGGGCCGCCTGGGAGCAGCACAAGCTGCCGTACACGATCGTGCGGCCCTTCAACTGCGTCGGCGTCGGCGAGGGCCGGGCCCTCGGCGAGGTCGAGGTGCTGTCCGGCAACGTCAAGCTCGCGATGTCGCACGTGGTGCCGGACCTGGTGCAGAAGGTGCTCAAGGGCCAGGACCCGCTGCACGTCCTCGGCACCGGCGAGCAGGTGCGCCACTACACGTACGGCGGCGACCTGGCGCGCGGCATCGTCGAGGCGATGGAGCAGGACGCGGCGTACAACGAGGACTTCAACCTGTCGACGGCCGAGTCCACGACGGTGCTCGAGCTGGCCGAGGTGATCTGGCGCAAGGTCAAGGGCCCGGACGTGCCGTTCCGGTACGTGAGCGACGACCCGTACGAGTACGACGTGGCGATGCGGGTGCCGGACGTGACCAAGGCCCGCGAGGTGCTCGGCTTCACCGCGGAGACCACGCTGGACACCATGCTCGACGAGGTGATCCCGTGGATCGAGCGGGCCGTCGAGCAGGGCCGGCTGTAA
- a CDS encoding substrate-binding domain-containing protein, with the protein MADRGVLARPEFWPVSLLSVALVAVLGGWGTATYLDRTRQVPACVERTTLRIAAAPSIAPPVREIARRLALRERCLDITVEARESADVLRDLARTAPGGVGAASTRTPASKAASTPASKAAPNAPSTAPSAAGSPSQAGATIAGSAPPDAWLPESTLWLRRARAAGAFQVPADGVSVAGTPVVLALDSRSATRLGWRDHSLGWTGLVAATAPPLPVVLPDPATSPIGFGALVGIRALARSAQPNDAAAGAAATMRRLAPRTASLTGENPPAPTGPGTDEAAVVTTEQAVLLGGVSGRRQVAVYPPSALPSPDYPYATLTTGPGRDGATALLRALLATEGATTLTRNGLRTPKGGPPVGIPSGMGIRTGAYKPARLPGETDALALLNAWGGVHISARMLAVFDTSGSMGAKVPGSTETRLSETIKAAQGGAQLLLGTTELGIWEFSNDLDGERDYQEVVPVGPIGPRRAEIVAELGRMKVKPNGTSGLYDTTLAAYRDATRNWTPGRINMVLVLTDGKDDNASGISRADLLRELGGLVDRKRPVPILFIGVGPEIDPDELRQIANATGGQVALTARPSGIRQIFFTALAEFSCLPPKCRR; encoded by the coding sequence ATGGCCGATCGGGGCGTGCTGGCGCGGCCGGAATTCTGGCCGGTCTCGCTGCTGAGCGTCGCACTGGTCGCCGTGCTGGGTGGCTGGGGTACCGCCACCTACCTTGACCGCACCCGTCAGGTGCCGGCGTGCGTCGAGCGGACCACGCTGCGGATCGCCGCGGCGCCGAGCATCGCCCCGCCGGTCCGGGAGATCGCCCGTCGGCTCGCCCTCCGGGAACGGTGCCTCGACATCACGGTCGAGGCCCGCGAGTCGGCGGACGTGCTGCGCGATCTGGCCCGCACCGCGCCCGGCGGAGTCGGCGCGGCCTCCACCAGGACGCCCGCCTCGAAGGCCGCCTCGACGCCCGCCTCGAAGGCCGCCCCGAATGCTCCCTCGACCGCACCCTCGGCGGCGGGATCGCCGTCGCAGGCGGGCGCGACCATCGCCGGCTCCGCGCCGCCCGACGCCTGGCTGCCGGAATCGACGCTCTGGCTGCGGCGGGCCCGCGCGGCCGGCGCGTTCCAGGTGCCCGCCGACGGGGTCTCCGTCGCCGGTACCCCGGTCGTGCTCGCGCTCGACAGCCGGTCCGCGACCCGGCTGGGCTGGCGCGACCACAGCCTCGGCTGGACCGGGCTGGTGGCCGCCACCGCGCCGCCGCTGCCCGTGGTGCTGCCCGACCCGGCGACCAGCCCGATCGGCTTCGGCGCGCTGGTCGGCATCCGGGCGCTCGCCCGCTCGGCCCAGCCGAACGACGCCGCGGCCGGCGCGGCGGCGACCATGCGCCGTCTCGCGCCGCGCACCGCCTCGCTGACCGGCGAGAACCCGCCCGCGCCGACCGGGCCCGGCACCGACGAGGCCGCCGTGGTCACCACCGAGCAGGCGGTCCTGCTCGGCGGCGTCAGCGGTCGCCGCCAGGTCGCGGTCTACCCGCCCTCGGCGTTGCCCAGCCCCGACTACCCGTACGCGACGCTGACCACCGGGCCGGGGCGCGACGGCGCCACCGCGCTGCTGCGCGCGCTGCTCGCCACCGAGGGCGCCACCACGCTCACCCGCAACGGGCTGCGCACCCCGAAGGGCGGGCCGCCGGTCGGCATCCCGTCCGGCATGGGAATCCGCACCGGCGCGTACAAGCCCGCGCGACTGCCGGGCGAGACGGACGCCCTCGCGCTGCTCAACGCGTGGGGTGGGGTGCACATCAGCGCCCGGATGCTGGCCGTCTTCGACACCTCCGGCTCGATGGGCGCGAAGGTGCCGGGTTCCACGGAGACCCGGCTGTCCGAGACGATCAAGGCCGCGCAGGGCGGTGCGCAGCTGCTGCTCGGCACGACCGAGCTCGGCATCTGGGAGTTCTCCAACGACCTCGACGGCGAGCGCGACTACCAGGAGGTCGTGCCGGTCGGACCGATCGGGCCGCGGCGCGCCGAGATCGTGGCGGAGCTGGGCCGGATGAAGGTCAAGCCGAACGGCACTTCGGGCCTGTACGACACCACGCTGGCCGCGTACCGTGACGCGACTCGTAACTGGACCCCTGGGCGGATCAACATGGTGCTCGTCCTCACCGATGGCAAGGACGACAACGCCAGCGGGATCAGCCGCGCCGACCTGCTGCGCGAGCTGGGCGGCCTGGTCGACCGGAAGCGGCCCGTGCCGATCCTGTTCATCGGCGTCGGCCCGGAGATCGACCCCGACGAGCTGCGGCAGATCGCGAACGCCACCGGCGGACAGGTGGCGCTGACCGCGCGGCCGTCCGGGATCCGGCAGATCTTCTTCACCGCGCTCGCCGAGTTCAGCTGCCTGCCGCCGAAGTGCCGCCGATGA
- a CDS encoding FkbM family methyltransferase, translating into MVGTLFNELSSRFAAALPARAVGAAVRTAYPRVEPELARLATYAPRGGTAVDVGAWYGPWTRGLRRIADQVVSFEPTAELAGCVAAAFPDVRVIQAVASDHSGTAELFLPSGGPGVGTSSLEYGTGSSVTVARMTVDELELRDVRFVKLDVEGHEMPALRGAEQTIRRDLPMLMVELEERIQPVQPVLDLLAGWGYRPYVMPDDRWLPLEGFDLIGHQRAALGRVDQSFARRVIRPKPRYVNMVLFRPELTR; encoded by the coding sequence ATGGTCGGCACCCTGTTCAACGAACTGAGCTCGCGGTTCGCCGCGGCGCTGCCGGCGCGCGCCGTTGGCGCCGCAGTGCGCACCGCGTACCCGCGCGTCGAGCCTGAATTGGCACGGCTCGCCACATACGCCCCACGCGGCGGCACCGCGGTCGACGTCGGCGCCTGGTACGGGCCCTGGACCCGCGGACTACGGCGGATCGCCGATCAGGTGGTCTCGTTCGAACCCACGGCCGAGCTCGCCGGCTGTGTGGCGGCCGCATTTCCGGACGTTCGGGTCATACAGGCGGTCGCTTCGGACCACAGCGGAACGGCCGAACTTTTCCTGCCGTCCGGTGGACCCGGGGTCGGCACCTCGTCGCTGGAGTACGGCACCGGGTCGTCGGTCACCGTCGCCCGGATGACCGTCGACGAGCTGGAGCTGCGCGACGTCCGGTTCGTCAAGCTCGACGTCGAGGGCCACGAGATGCCGGCGCTGCGCGGTGCCGAGCAGACCATCCGCCGGGACCTCCCGATGCTCATGGTCGAGCTGGAGGAGCGGATCCAGCCGGTGCAGCCGGTGCTCGACCTGCTCGCCGGGTGGGGCTACCGGCCTTACGTCATGCCGGACGACCGGTGGCTGCCGCTGGAGGGCTTCGATCTGATCGGGCACCAGCGCGCCGCGCTCGGCCGGGTGGACCAGAGCTTCGCGCGGCGGGTGATCCGGCCCAAGCCCCGCTACGTCAACATGGTGCTCTTCCGGCCGGAACTCACCCGGTGA
- a CDS encoding glycosyltransferase family 2 protein, whose amino-acid sequence MSVVIPVYNEGEGVVRHLERILREVLLPAEILIVHDTPDDTTVPYAQEIARHDPRVRTVLNTYGPGPANAVRFGIDAALAPVAVVTMADGCDDPRQVDDLARLVDRGVVVAAASRYMPGGQQVGGPRFKRMASRWAGRTLSLFARVGTRDATNSFKAYDTEFVREVGIESRTGFEIGIELTAKATRLGRPVAEIPTIWLDRQLGESHFDVGRFLPSYLRWYFFAFGRRLTVTQLAERWADRKPDLDLVSADRAKEETPA is encoded by the coding sequence GTGTCCGTGGTCATCCCGGTCTACAACGAGGGTGAGGGCGTGGTCCGGCACCTCGAGCGCATCCTGCGCGAGGTGCTGCTGCCCGCCGAGATCCTGATCGTGCACGACACCCCGGACGACACCACCGTCCCGTACGCGCAGGAGATCGCGCGCCACGACCCGCGGGTCCGTACGGTGCTCAACACCTACGGCCCCGGGCCGGCCAACGCGGTCCGTTTCGGGATCGACGCGGCGCTGGCGCCGGTCGCGGTCGTGACGATGGCCGACGGCTGCGACGACCCGCGGCAGGTCGACGACCTGGCCCGGCTGGTCGACCGGGGCGTCGTGGTCGCGGCGGCGTCGCGCTACATGCCCGGCGGGCAGCAGGTCGGCGGGCCGCGGTTCAAGCGGATGGCGTCCCGCTGGGCCGGGCGCACCCTGTCGCTGTTCGCCCGGGTCGGCACCCGCGACGCGACGAACAGCTTCAAGGCCTACGACACCGAGTTCGTCCGCGAGGTCGGCATCGAGTCGCGGACCGGCTTCGAGATCGGCATCGAGCTGACCGCGAAGGCGACCCGGCTGGGCCGCCCGGTCGCGGAGATCCCGACAATCTGGCTCGACCGGCAGCTCGGCGAGTCCCACTTCGACGTGGGACGCTTCCTGCCCAGCTATCTACGCTGGTACTTCTTCGCGTTCGGCCGCCGGCTGACCGTGACACAGCTCGCCGAACGGTGGGCGGACCGCAAACCCGACCTGGACCTGGTGTCGGCCGATCGCGCGAAAGAGGAAACGCCCGCATGA
- a CDS encoding glycosyltransferase family 4 protein: MMYAGAGHILFLNWRDTTHPEGGGSEVYLERVAAELIGHGRRVTVLCQAHGTAPAEETTPDGVRIVRRGGRHTVYLFAALVYLIGALGFGPLSRRRLGRPDLIVDVGNGMPFLSRLYARKPVIALVHHVHREQWPVVFGPWVARIGWWIESRVAVRVYRNCRYVTVSESSRSELAELGVEPHRITIVHNGTPEVTGAPAPRTPHPSLVVLGRLVPHKRVELALRATALLATELPDLELVVAGHGWWDEPLHRLAADLGIEDRVRFAGFVTEQEKHELLCSSWLMLLPSLKEGWGLTIVEAGARGTPSVAFRSAGGVVDAMAHGETGMLVDDEFEFFQTVRSLVLDAPRRAAMGKAAATHARQFTWAVSGAAFHRVVAAELPAVAQPLTDQRVS, from the coding sequence ATGATGTATGCCGGCGCTGGACACATCCTTTTTTTGAACTGGCGAGACACGACGCATCCTGAAGGCGGCGGCTCTGAGGTTTATCTCGAGCGTGTGGCTGCCGAACTGATCGGTCATGGCCGCCGTGTCACCGTGCTGTGCCAGGCGCACGGCACCGCGCCAGCGGAAGAGACTACCCCGGACGGGGTACGGATCGTAAGGCGTGGCGGGCGGCATACGGTCTACCTGTTCGCCGCCCTGGTCTACCTGATCGGCGCCCTCGGTTTCGGTCCCCTCTCCCGGCGCCGGCTCGGTCGGCCGGACCTCATCGTCGATGTCGGCAACGGCATGCCGTTCCTGAGCCGCCTGTACGCCCGCAAGCCGGTGATCGCGCTGGTGCACCACGTGCACCGGGAGCAGTGGCCGGTGGTGTTCGGGCCCTGGGTCGCCCGGATCGGCTGGTGGATCGAGTCCCGGGTGGCCGTGCGCGTCTACCGCAACTGCCGGTACGTGACGGTCTCCGAGTCCAGCCGCAGCGAGCTCGCCGAACTGGGCGTGGAGCCGCACCGGATCACCATCGTGCACAACGGGACGCCCGAGGTCACGGGCGCGCCGGCGCCGCGGACGCCGCACCCGAGCCTGGTCGTGCTCGGCCGGCTCGTGCCGCACAAGCGGGTCGAGCTCGCGCTGCGGGCGACCGCGCTGCTGGCCACGGAGCTGCCGGACCTGGAGCTCGTGGTGGCCGGTCACGGCTGGTGGGACGAGCCGCTGCACCGGCTCGCGGCCGACCTCGGCATCGAGGACCGGGTCCGCTTCGCCGGGTTCGTGACCGAGCAGGAGAAGCACGAGCTCCTGTGCAGCTCATGGCTGATGCTGCTGCCCTCGCTCAAGGAGGGCTGGGGCCTGACCATCGTCGAGGCCGGCGCCCGGGGCACGCCCTCGGTCGCGTTCCGGTCCGCCGGCGGGGTCGTCGACGCCATGGCGCACGGCGAGACCGGGATGCTGGTCGACGACGAGTTCGAGTTCTTCCAGACCGTGCGGTCGCTGGTGCTGGACGCGCCGCGGCGCGCGGCGATGGGCAAGGCCGCCGCGACCCACGCGCGGCAGTTCACCTGGGCGGTGAGCGGCGCCGCGTTCCACCGGGTGGTCGCCGCCGAGCTACCCGCGGTGGCGCAGCCGCTGACCGATCAGCGCGTGTCGTAG
- a CDS encoding nucleotide sugar dehydrogenase — MTDTVDVCVVGGCGRVGLPLGIALAARGQSVVLYDIDAAAVERVNSGVMPFAEEGAQEPLTEALAAGRLRATTDPAAVGLADALVVVVGTPVDSHLNPDLGAVPRAIERCVEHLRDGQLIVLRSTVYPGVTALTEKLLSAKGLVVDVAFCPERIAEGRAMTELFTLPQIIAARTPQALDRAEALFRNLTGKIVRLEPEEAELAKLFTNTWRYLKFAAANQFWMMANDFGLDFARIQQAVVHDYPRADDLPMPGFAAGPCLLKDTMQLAAFNRNNFVLGHSAMLINEGLPLYLVSRLEDRFDLAELSVGILGMAFKGGSDDTRDSLAYKLKKILTLKARETLCTDPYVTDDRLVPLDDVLKRADLLVIAAPHPDYAVLDTDKPVVDMWGLTGQGVRV, encoded by the coding sequence ATGACCGACACGGTCGACGTTTGCGTGGTGGGCGGGTGTGGCCGGGTCGGCCTGCCGCTGGGAATCGCGCTGGCCGCGCGCGGCCAGTCGGTGGTGCTCTACGACATCGATGCGGCCGCGGTCGAGCGGGTCAACTCCGGGGTCATGCCGTTCGCCGAGGAGGGCGCGCAGGAGCCGCTCACCGAGGCGCTGGCGGCCGGCCGGCTGCGTGCCACCACCGACCCGGCGGCCGTCGGGCTCGCCGACGCGCTGGTCGTTGTCGTCGGCACCCCGGTCGACTCGCACCTCAACCCCGACCTCGGCGCGGTGCCGCGGGCGATCGAGCGGTGCGTGGAGCACCTGCGCGACGGCCAGCTGATCGTGCTGCGCAGCACGGTCTACCCCGGCGTGACCGCGCTGACCGAGAAGCTGCTGTCCGCCAAGGGCCTCGTGGTCGACGTGGCGTTCTGCCCGGAGCGGATCGCCGAGGGCCGGGCGATGACCGAGCTGTTCACGCTGCCGCAGATCATCGCCGCCCGCACGCCGCAGGCGCTGGACCGCGCGGAGGCGCTGTTCCGCAACCTGACCGGGAAGATCGTGCGGCTGGAGCCGGAAGAGGCCGAGCTCGCGAAGCTGTTCACCAACACCTGGCGCTACCTCAAGTTCGCTGCGGCCAACCAGTTCTGGATGATGGCCAACGACTTCGGGCTCGACTTCGCGCGGATCCAGCAGGCCGTCGTGCACGACTACCCGCGGGCGGACGACCTGCCGATGCCGGGCTTCGCGGCCGGGCCGTGCCTGCTCAAGGACACCATGCAGCTGGCGGCGTTCAACCGGAACAACTTCGTGCTCGGCCACTCCGCGATGCTGATCAACGAGGGCCTGCCGCTCTACCTGGTCTCGCGGCTGGAGGATCGGTTCGACCTCGCCGAGCTGAGCGTCGGCATCCTCGGCATGGCGTTCAAGGGCGGCAGCGACGACACCCGCGACAGCCTGGCGTACAAGCTGAAGAAGATCCTGACGCTCAAGGCGCGCGAGACGCTGTGCACGGACCCGTACGTCACCGACGACCGGCTCGTGCCGCTCGACGACGTGCTCAAGCGGGCCGACCTGCTGGTGATCGCGGCGCCGCACCCCGACTACGCCGTCCTGGACACCGACAAACCGGTGGTCGACATGTGGGGCCTTACCGGTCAGGGCGTGCGGGTATGA